The following are encoded in a window of Solidesulfovibrio magneticus RS-1 genomic DNA:
- a CDS encoding NADH-quinone oxidoreductase subunit J family protein encodes MTPLGALFYLFAALGLGAAVLTATRRNPVHAVCCAVAVFLSVGAMLAVLGAPLPSVLTVVVYAGAIMVLFLFVIMLLGLPAGDGTLPPGRFLVPATLAAATLVALFALIGADPTAKTLLPAAMAGPAAVGTILFDKYWLAVEAVSILLFAALAAVMLLGRGKTGRKIAAGGRAA; translated from the coding sequence ATGACACCGCTTGGCGCGCTGTTTTATCTGTTCGCCGCCCTGGGCCTGGGCGCGGCCGTGCTCACCGCCACCCGGCGCAATCCCGTCCATGCCGTGTGCTGCGCCGTGGCCGTGTTTCTGTCGGTGGGAGCCATGCTGGCCGTGCTCGGCGCGCCGCTGCCGAGCGTGCTGACCGTCGTGGTCTACGCCGGAGCCATCATGGTGCTCTTTCTCTTCGTCATCATGCTGCTTGGCCTGCCGGCCGGCGACGGAACCCTGCCCCCGGGCCGGTTCCTCGTCCCGGCCACCCTGGCCGCCGCCACCCTGGTGGCCCTGTTCGCCCTGATCGGGGCCGATCCCACGGCCAAGACCCTGCTGCCGGCGGCCATGGCCGGCCCGGCCGCCGTGGGGACCATCCTGTTCGACAAATACTGGCTGGCCGTGGAGGCCGTCTCCATCCTGCTGTTTGCCGCCCTGGCCGCCGTCATGCTCCTGGGCCGGGGCAAAACCGGCCGCAAAATCGCCGCCGGAGGTCGGGCCGCATGA